The DNA region ATTACCCACGATATTGAAGCGGGACGCCTGGGCGGTGTCATTCTTTTCGATTACGACGTTCCCCGGGGAATCTTTGAGAGAAACATTCATTCTCCTGAACAGTTGAAGCGCCTGACAGGACAACTTCAGAGCCGGGCGGCGGTCCCCCTCTTTGTGGCCGTTGACCAGGAGGGCGGCCGGGTTTCGCGGCTGAAAGAACGCCGGGGATTTCCTCCGTCACCGTCCCAGCGCTTCCTGGGCCGCCTTGACGATCCCGTCGTGACAACAGATGCGGCGGTCATGACGGCCCGAACCCTGGTGGACGCGGGCGTAAACCTCAACATCGCCCCCGTGGTGGATCTCGACGTCAATCCCGACAACCCCGTCATCGGCGCGCCGGAGCGGAGTTTTTCCTCCGATCCGGCGGTGGTGGCCCGGAACGCGGCGATCGTGATCGGTGTATTCCGGGAGGCGGGGATTCTCTCGGCGGTCAAGCATTTCCCCGGTCATGGAAGTTCAGAGGCTGACACCCACGGAGGGTTCGTGGATGTGACGGATCTCTGGTCCGAGCGGGAGCTTCTTCCCTTTCGGGACCTCATCGAGGGGGGCCTGGTGGACATGGTCATGACGGCCCACACGTTCAACGGTCGCGTTGACCCTCTGTTTCCCGCCACCCTGTCGGAACGGACCATAGGCGGCATCCTGCGGGAACAGCTCGGCTACGACGGAGTCGTCATCTCCGACGACCTCCAGATGGCGGCTATCCGGGACACCTACTCCTTCGAAGAGACCCTTGAAAAGGCTCTTAAGGC from Syntrophales bacterium includes:
- a CDS encoding glycoside hydrolase family 3 protein; translation: MVEKIKHLSRRGGYMKFLVRVLLVFLLAVGVSLESRAEEPDLKRKIGQMIMVGFRGVSIDEESRITHDIEAGRLGGVILFDYDVPRGIFERNIHSPEQLKRLTGQLQSRAAVPLFVAVDQEGGRVSRLKERRGFPPSPSQRFLGRLDDPVVTTDAAVMTARTLVDAGVNLNIAPVVDLDVNPDNPVIGAPERSFSSDPAVVARNAAIVIGVFREAGILSAVKHFPGHGSSEADTHGGFVDVTDLWSERELLPFRDLIEGGLVDMVMTAHTFNGRVDPLFPATLSERTIGGILREQLGYDGVVISDDLQMAAIRDTYSFEETLEKALKAGIDILLFANNSVYDEEVALEAGAVIARLVERGVVSPERIDESWRRIMKLKERL